The genomic interval GGTCTCGGCGATCCTCGTGGTCCGGGTCCACGACGGCGACGGGCGGCTGCGCCGCGTGGTGCCGACCCCGCTCGTCGCGCTGTCCGCGGTGATGGCCGTCGTCGCCGCCGCCGTGCTGTTCCTGGGGACCCTCACCACGAACTCCGGGCCGCACTCGGGCGACATCGGCGCCACGCTGCGGCTGGGCCTGGACCCGCGCACCGTCTCCTGGCTGCACGCGGACTCGGTGATGCTGTTCTGCGGCCTGCTCGTCGGCCTGGTGCTGTGCCTGCACCTCATGAAGGCCCCGCGCCGCCCCCGTCGCACCGCCTGGCTCGTCGTCGCGGTCACCCTGCTGCAGGCCGTCATCGGCTACACGCAGTACTTCACCGGACTGCCCGAGGTACTCGTCGGCCTCCACATGACCGGTGCCGCGCTGTTCACCGCGGCCGTCACCGCGATCGTCTCGACCTGCTTCTCGTGGACCGACCTCGCCCCGTCCGCCGCCGACGTGCACGTGGTCGCCGGCGCGACGAGCCCGGCGACGTCGGCCGACGAGGAGGCGCGTCGCCGATGATCCTGCGTCGTCGCCGCCAGCGCCCCGCACCGGAGCGGCCCACGACCGCCGAGGCCGCCCCCGCCGGGCGGTTCGTCGCCGACGTCCTCTCGCACCTGCGCGAGACCGTGGCCGCCGGCGACTCCCTGCTGGACATCGACGCCGAGGCGCATCGGATGATCCGAGAGGCGGGCGCGACCAGCTGCTACCTCGACTACCATCCTCGGTTCGGGGCCTACCCCTTCGGCCGCGTCATGTGCACCTCGGTCAACGACACCGTGCTGCACGGCAGGCCGTACGAGCGCGTGCTCGAGGCCGGTGATCTGCTCTCCCTGGACTTCGCGGTGGAGCTCGAGGGCTGGGTCGCGGATTCGGCGCTGTCCTTCGTGGTCGGACCGCGGAGCGCCGCCGACCCGGCGGACCTCGCCCTCATCCCCGACGTCGAGACGACCATGTGGGCGGGTATCGCGGAGGTCCGCGCGGGCGCGCACGTGGGCGACATCGGCCGTGCCGTCGAGGACGCCGCGCAGCGCCTGGGCCACGTGATCAACCACGAGTTCGGCGGGCACGGCGTGGGACGCACGATGCACGAGGCGCCCTTCGTCCCGAACCACGGCACGGCCGGGACGGGACCGGTGCTCGAGGCGGGCATGCTGCTCACGGTCGAGCCGTTCCTCATGCACTCGACCGACGCCGTGCACATCACGGACCGGGACGGGTGGTCGGTCATGTCCGACGACGGCTCGCGAGGCGCGCACGCCGAGCACACCCTGCAGGTCACCGACGGCGAGCCGATCGTGCTCACCGCTCGTGAGGGCGAGGACCTTCCCGTGGGGGTCGCGCCGCCGCGGTGACGTCCGCGCGCGCGGCACGTCCGCGCATGCGGTGAGCGGGGATCGTCCCGCCCGACACCCGGCGTCCCGCTCAGACCCGGAGCGGGCGTGCCACCTCAAGCTCGCCGTGCTCGATCAACCAGCGCACGGACTCGAGGATCGCCTGCTCGGGCTCGTAGGCAGAGGCATAGCCGAGCACGGACTTCGGCTTGTCGATGCTGAGGTAGTGGCTGCGGTGGAGGTGGTCCCAGCTGTGCTGGGCGAAGGCCTCGGTGGTCTCGCTGCGGTACTGCTCCCAGGTGATCGGCTCGATCTCGCCCGGCCGACCGAACCAGCCGCCGGCGATCCCGGTGTAGCCGCGGACGGTCAGCGCGGACGGGGCCACGGCGTGGAAGTCCTCGCCGGCCGCCGCCTCGCGGTTCTCCACCGCGAGCTGGAACAGCTGCGCGACGTCGTCGGCGTGGACGTGGTGCATCGTGTCGCCGCCCTGGCTGGGCACCCGCAGCGGCGTGCCGGAGGAGATGCGGTGCCACGCGCTCACGTCGGTGTTGCCGAGGGGGTTGATGGGCAGCCAGCCCGGGCCCACGATGTGCCCCGGATGGATCGACGTGGTCGTGAGGCCACCCGGCGAGGCGGACTCGGCGATGAGCATCCGGGCGATGGCGTCCTTCTGGCGGCCGTACTCGTCGATCGCCTCGGTCCCGCCGCCCTCGTGGATGGGGTACTTGACCGTCGGGCCGTAGCGGAAGAGCGAGCCGCAGTGGAGGAGATGACCGACCTCGCCCCGCAGCGCGTCCACGAGCGCGGTGGCGGACTCGATGGTGAAGCAGAGCAGGTCGATGACGACGTCCGGGCGCTGCGCCAGGACGGTCCGTCCGAAGGTCCCGTCAGTGTCCTGCTCCTCGCGGTCGACGGCGACGTGCGTGACCTCCTCCCACTCGGGGGACGCCGCGTACCGCGTGCGCCCGGACCGGGTCATGCTGACGACGTCGTGGCCGGCGCGCACGAGGCGCGGGACCAGGAACGTGCCGATGTGCCCGGATCCGCCGATGACGACGATCTTCATGTGCTCTCTCCTTGTTCAGGGTCGGGCGCGGCCGGTTGGCCGAGGAGCGCCCGGATGGTTCCGGTCAGGGGGATCAGGGGCGGCGCTCGGCGGCGAGACTGCCGAGGATCGCGAGCTTCTCGTCGGCCTCGGTGCCGGGCTCGGCGCTGTAGGTGACGAGCCGATGCGTTGAGTCGCCGGGCGTTTCCAGCACCTCGAAGGCCAGGTCGAGACGACCGACGTCCGGATGGACGAACCGCTTCGTGCCGGTGCGGTGCTCGTGCACGTCGAGCCGGGCCC from Brachybacterium kimchii carries:
- the map gene encoding type I methionyl aminopeptidase, whose protein sequence is MILRRRRQRPAPERPTTAEAAPAGRFVADVLSHLRETVAAGDSLLDIDAEAHRMIREAGATSCYLDYHPRFGAYPFGRVMCTSVNDTVLHGRPYERVLEAGDLLSLDFAVELEGWVADSALSFVVGPRSAADPADLALIPDVETTMWAGIAEVRAGAHVGDIGRAVEDAAQRLGHVINHEFGGHGVGRTMHEAPFVPNHGTAGTGPVLEAGMLLTVEPFLMHSTDAVHITDRDGWSVMSDDGSRGAHAEHTLQVTDGEPIVLTAREGEDLPVGVAPPR
- a CDS encoding NAD-dependent epimerase/dehydratase family protein, whose product is MKIVVIGGSGHIGTFLVPRLVRAGHDVVSMTRSGRTRYAASPEWEEVTHVAVDREEQDTDGTFGRTVLAQRPDVVIDLLCFTIESATALVDALRGEVGHLLHCGSLFRYGPTVKYPIHEGGGTEAIDEYGRQKDAIARMLIAESASPGGLTTTSIHPGHIVGPGWLPINPLGNTDVSAWHRISSGTPLRVPSQGGDTMHHVHADDVAQLFQLAVENREAAAGEDFHAVAPSALTVRGYTGIAGGWFGRPGEIEPITWEQYRSETTEAFAQHSWDHLHRSHYLSIDKPKSVLGYASAYEPEQAILESVRWLIEHGELEVARPLRV
- a CDS encoding COX15/CtaA family protein; this translates as MTTAPVASGSARPGTVSASLAALAPWKRRLVQVVFWGNLICQMGIIVTGGVVRLTKSGLGCTTWPSCEPGQFTPRYSPDMGIRPFIEFGNRTLTGVLGIFAIALLVVALLWLRRKGTSFIVLSILPLVGTAAQAIVGMAVVKLDLHPIAVAPHFLISIALVVVSAILVVRVHDGDGRLRRVVPTPLVALSAVMAVVAAAVLFLGTLTTNSGPHSGDIGATLRLGLDPRTVSWLHADSVMLFCGLLVGLVLCLHLMKAPRRPRRTAWLVVAVTLLQAVIGYTQYFTGLPEVLVGLHMTGAALFTAAVTAIVSTCFSWTDLAPSAADVHVVAGATSPATSADEEARRR